CTGGCGATCTTGGCCAGGAACTTGTTCGGCGCCACACCCGCGGACACCGTGATGTGCAGTTGGTTGGAGACGCGGCGGCGGATGTCCTGGGCGATCCGCGTGGCACTGCCGCCAAAGTGCGGGCTGTCGGATACGTCCAGGTAGGCTTCATCCAGCGATAAAGGCTCGATCAGGTCGGTGTAATCACGAAAGATCGTCTGGATTTCCTTCGACGCTTCTTTATAAGCCTCCATGCGCGGCTTGACGATGGTCAGGTCCGGGCACAGCTTCAAGGCGTGACGGGATGACATGGCCGAGCGCACGCCGTAGGCACGCGCCTCGTAGTTGCAGGTGGCGATCACCCCGCGTCGGTCCGCCGAGCCGCCGACCGCCAACGGTTTTTGCGCCAGGCTCGGGTCATCGCGCATCTCGATGGCGGCGTAGAAGCAATCACAATCTACGTGGATGATTTTGCGCTGCGTCATATAAACGGGGTGTGAACCTACGGGTGGCCAGTATCGCATCCGCACCTGTATATAGCACCAGTAGTTTGAATCTTCCGCTTGAGCGGTAGGAAAAGTCCCTGATGAATTTATTTTCTCAATCGAATTTGGCGTTCCGATAGAGCTGAAACCCTCGGCCATACTGGGCCGGCGGGCATCAAGCAGCCTTTATGGAGAGCTAACCGATTGAAGCGCAAGCGCTTTTCTTTAATTCGCGGGTTGACACACTCGCGTTCCTCTGTAGAATGCCGACACACAGACGCGGGATGGAGCAGTCTGGTAGCTCGTCGGGCTCATAACCCGAAGGTCGTCGGTTCAAATCCGGCTCCCGCAACCAAACATCAAAAAAGGCTACTCGAAAGAGTGGCCTTTTTTGTGCCTGCCTGTTTTTTGTATGCATGGCTATTGTCGAACAAAAATCTTTGCCTGCCGCGCACTTACCGCGCATAGCGGTCATTAAACGGTTAATTCACACTTATTTGACCGATACATCCATTAACAGTTGACACCTCGGCGCTGGACTGTAGAATGCCGCCCACAGACGCGGGATGGAGCAGTCTGGTAGCTCGTCGGGCTCATAACCCGAAGGTCGTCGGTTCAAATCCGGCTCCCGCAACCAAACATCAAGAAAGGCTACTCGAAAGAGTGGCCTTTTTTGTATCCGGTGAAAAAGTTCTTCTGAAACAATGGTATGGCATCTTTCATGAAACCCTGCGGGTTTTGTTGAGTCCATCTCCATGCGAGCTATGCTCACTGTTTCAGCGCTTCCCCCTACGACCAATGGCCGCTGTCGCCGCCCCCGGCGATACGCGTTAATATTTGTAATTATTTTGTCCATAGGGATTGGTAACTTGGCTGGATACCTCCATCCTGTCGCGCACAATCCACGAGGTGATTGATGCGCGCCAACTCGTCTGAACCACAAGACACTGTCACAGCAGAACAACCGATCACACCTACTCGTTTGCGATGGCTGGATCTGGTGAGCAAGTACCGGCAACCCATCGGACTGGCCGTGACGTTGCTGCTGTTTGCCATTGCCCTGATCGCCTGCCGACACCTGCTGTTGGAACTGGATCTTTACGCGCTCCACGATTCGATCCTGGAAGTACCCAAGCCGGCCCTGCTCGGTGCCGTTGCCGCAGCGGTCGCCGGTTTCGTCATTCTCTTGGGATACGAGTTTTCCGGTGCGCGCTACGCGGGGGTAAAACTGCCCGCCAAAACCCTGGCACTGGGCGGCTTTACCGCATTCGCCATCGGCAATGCGATCGGCTTGTCGATGCTTTCCGGCGGCTCGGTGCGCTACCGTCTATATGCACGCCATGGCATCGGCGCCTCGGAAGTCGCGCACATGACGGTGTTCGCCAGCCTGGCCCTGGGCTGCGCATTGCCGCCTCTCGCGGCATTGGCCACATTGAGCAATTTGCCGGCCGCGTCCACTTACCTGCATTTGCCACAAAGCGTGCTGGGTGGCGTTGCCGGCGCCGTCCTGCTGCTGTCGGCGGTACTGTGCATCGGCATTTACCGCCGCCGCCTGCCGGAACAACCTTACCCCGACAACCTGCTGGTAAAAGCCGGACGCCGCACCCTGCGCCTGCCCGGCCGTCGCCTGACCTTTCTGCAGTTGGTCATCACCGCGCTGGACGTGGCGGCTGCCGCCACCGTGCTTTATCTGCTGCTGCCGGAAGCGCCGCCGTTCGGCCCCTTCCTGCTGGTGTACCTGCTGGCCCTGGCCGCCGGTGTGCTCAGCCATGTCCCCGGCGGTGTGGGTGTATTCGAAGCGATCCTGCTGGCAGCCTTCGCCGACAAACTGGGCGCCGCGCCATTGGCCGCCGCCCTGCTGCTGTACCGCATGATCTATGTGGTGCTGCCGCTGTTGATTGCCTGCGTGTTCCTGCTGGTCAACGAAGCGCAGCGTCTGTTCCAGACCCAGCAAAGTCTGCGGGTTGCCTCGGGGCTGGCGGCGCCAGTACTGGCCGTACTGGTTTTTTTGTCCGGCGTGGTCCTGCTGTTCTCTGGCGCCACGCCCGAAATCGACTCCCGCCTGGAAAACATCGGCTTTCTGATTCCCCACCGCCTGATTGATGCGTCGCACTTTGGCGCCAGCCTGATCGGCGTACTGTGCCTGTTGCTGGCCCAGGGTTTGCGTCGACGCTTGTCGGCCGCCTGGATGCTGACCATGGTGTTGCTGCTGGCAGGCGCCCTGCTCTCGCTGCTCAAGGGTTTCGACTGGGAAGAAGCCAGCCTGATGACCATGACAGCGATCCTGCTGGCGATCTTCCGACGCTCGTTCTACCGCGCCAGCCGCCTCACCGAACTGCCCTTCTCGCCGCTGTACCTGGTGGCCAGCGTCTGCGTGCTGGGCGCTTCGATCTGGCTGCTGCTGTTCGCCTACCAGGATGTGCCTTATAGCCACCAGCTGTGGTGGCAGTTCACCCTGGACGCCAATGCCCCACGCGGCCTGCGCTCGCTGCTGGGCGCCGCCGTGCTGCTGGTGATCGTGTCGCTGACCTGGCTGCTGCGCACCGCGCGTCCGGTGATCCACTTGCCGACACCCGATGAGCTGGAGCGCGCCAGCAAGATTCTGATGGCCTCCTCCCAGCCCGACGGCGGCCTCGCGCTGACCGGCGATAAGGCGCTGCTGTTTCACCCCAATGATGAAGCTTTCCTCATGTACGCCCGCCGCGGGCGCAGCCTGGTAGCCTTGTACGACCCGATCGGCCCGACCCAGCCACGGGCCGAGATGATCTGGCAGTTCCGCGACCTGTGCGACATTCACCACGCGCGCCCGGTGTTCTACCAGGTGCGCGCGGAAAACCTGCCGTACTACATGGACATCGGCCTCACCGCGATCAAGCTGGGCGAAGAAGCCCGCGTCGACCTGAAACGCTTTGACCTGGAAGCCAAGGGCAAAGAGATGAAGGACCTGCGCTACACCTGGAACCGTGGCACCCGCGATGGCCTGTCGCTGGAAATCCATGAGCCGGGCACGGCGCCGATGGACGAACTCAAGGTGATTTCCGATGCCTGGCTGACGGGCAAGAATGTGCGGGAAAAAGGCTTTTCCCTCGGGCGCTTCAACAACGACTACCTCAAGCACTTTCGCATTGCGATCATCCGCTTCGAAGGACGCCCGGTGGCCTTCGCCAACTTGCTCGAGACCTACAACCACGACCTGGCCAGCCTCGACCTGATGCGCGCCCATCCGGATGCGCCCAAGCTGACCATGGAATTCATGATGGTCGGCCTGATTCAACACTATAAGAGTCACGGCTACGCCCGCTTCAGCCTCGGCATGGTGCCGTTGTCGGGCCTGCAACCGCGACGCGGCGCCCCGTTGACCCAGCGGCTGGGCTCGATGGTGTTCCGCCGTGGCGAGCAACTGTATAACTTTCAAGGTTTGCGCCGCTTCAAAGACAAGTTCCAGCCCGACTGGGAACCCCGTTACATGGCCGTGCCCGCGGGACTTGATCCGCTGGTGGCACTGGCCGATACCGCCGCCCTGATCGCGGGCGGCTTGACTGGATTGGTGAAACGCTGATGATTCGACGTTCCTGGCGGTATGTATTGGCCCTGATAGTGCTGCTCGCCCTGATCGCGGGTGGCGGCTTCTGGTACTGGAACCGCCCTGCCCCGCAGCCGGCCCTGGAGCAACTGCCCCAGGCCGACGGCTCGGTCATGACCCGCGTGACCCCGAACGGCACGCCCAGAGCCCGCGTGGCCGTGGCCGTGATGGCCGATGAGCGCCTGACCGACAGCCAACTGATAGCCTTGAGCCTGGGCGGCAAGGCACAGATCGTCCAGGTGATCCTGCCCAAGGATGATTGCAAGCTGCAGGAACAGGCGCTGCAAAGCGCACTGGACCAATTGAAAGGCCCGGCGACCCTGGTCAGCGGCATCGGTCCTGGCGCGGCGCTCGCCTGGCGCTGGCTTGCCAGCCAGAATGACGACAAGGCCAATGCCATCTCCGTCGGCTTCGCGTTGGTGCAGGAAGGCTGCAAGCACCCCCTGCCGAAAACCGCAGCACACGGCAATTGGCTGGTGGCCTGGAACGACAACCCTGACGATGAGAGCGCCAGTTTCGTACGCGACACACCACGCGCCACCACCAGCATCAGCGACTACGACATTCATTACCCGCAGGTGCTGAACAACGAGCTGCGCAAGCAACTGGTGGGTTCGGACAACGGCGGCCTGGCGATTCCGGTGGTTGAAGTACCGGCCGGCCAAGCCAATGACACCGTCACCCTGTTCCTTTCAGGTGACGGCGGCTGGCGTGATCTGGACCGCGACGTAGCCGCAGAGATGGCCAAGATCGGCTACCCGGTGGTGGGCATCGACACCCTGCGCTACTACTGGCAGCACAAGACCCCGGAACAAAGCGCCAAGGACCTGACCGAGCTGATGCAGCACTACCGGCAGAAATGGGGCACCAAGCGCTTCGTGCTGACCGGTTACTCGTTCGGTGCCGATGTATTGCCAGCCATCTATAACCGCATGCCGGCAAACGAGCAGCAACGCGTGGATGCAATCATCCTGCTGGCGTTCGCGCGCACCGGCAGCTTTGAAATCGAAGTGGAAGGCTGGCTGGGTAACGCCGGCAAAGAAGCCGCCACGGGCCCGGAGATGGCCAAGCTGCCGGCTGACAAAGTGGTGTGTATCTACGGCGCCGAAGAAGTCGACGAGAGCGGCTGCACGGACAAGACGGCGGTGGGTGAAGCCTTGAAGCTGCCGGGTGGCCATCACTTCGACGAGAACTACCCGGCGCTGGCCAAGCGCTTGGTGGATATCATCGTGAAGCATCAAGCCAAGGATAAAGCTGAATAGTCCAGGTTACATGCAAGACCCCATGTGGGAGCGGGCTTGCTCGCGAATACGGAGTGTCAGTCAATGTTGCTGTGACTGATCCACCGCTTTCGCGAGCAAGCCCGCTCCCACATTTGGATTTGGGGTGTTGCTGAAATCAGCGCGGTTCGATATGGGCAATCATCAACTGCACGGTTTCATTCCCACGAAACTCGTTCACATCCAGCTTGTAGGCCAACTCCACCCAACGCACCGTCGGGTTAGGCCAGACCTCACGGTCCACGCCGAACGCAATGCCATCGAGTTTCACCGACCCGCATTCGCTCTTGAGCACCACTTTCAGGTGCCGCTCGCCCACCACCCGCTGCTCCACCAACTGGAACACGCCGTGAAACAGCGGCTCGGGAAAGTGTTGCCCCCACGGGCCGGCGTGGCGCAATGCACGGGCCAGTTCCAGGTGAAACTCTTCCACCGCCAGGGTGCCGTCGGTCAGCAGCCGGCCGGTGAGATCCTCTTCGCACAACTGCCGACGCACCTCGGCATCAAAAGCCTCGGCAAACAGTGGGAAGTTCTCTTCACGCAGCGTCAGTCCCGCCGCCATGGCATGGCCGCCGTATTTGGCGATCAGGTTGGGATGCTGGCTCGCAACCACCGCCAGCGCATCACGGATGTGAAAACCCTGCACCGAGCGCCCTGAGCCCTTGAGCAGGCCATCGCCGGCGTCGGCGAAGGCGATGGTCGGGCGGAAATAGCGCTCCTTCATGCGCGAGGCGAGGATGCCGATTACGCCCTGGTGCCACTGCGGATCAAACAGGCATAAGCCGTAGGGCATCGACTCCACCGGCAAGTCCTTGAGCTGGGCCAGGGCTTCGCGCTGCATGCCTTGTTCGATGGATTTGCGGTCCTGGTTCATGCCGTCCAACTGCGCCGCCATTTCCCGTGCGGCGGCGACGTCGGTGGTAAGCAGGCATTCGATGCCCAGGCTCATGTCATCCAGGCGCCCGGCGGCGTTCAGGCGCGGCCCGAGGATAAAGCCCAGGTCGGTCGAAGTGATGCGCGCAGCGTCGCGCTTGGCCACTTCAAGGATCGCCTTGATCCCCGGGCGCGCCCGACCGGCGCGAATGCGCTCCAGGCCCTGATGTACGAGAATGCGATTGTTGGCGTCCAGGGGCACCACGTCGGCGACGCTGCCCAGGGCGACGAGGTCGAGCAGTTCGCCGATGTTCGGCTGGGGTGTGTTCGCGTACCAGCCCAGGCTGCGCAGGCGCGCACGCAAGGCCATCAGCACGTAAAAGATCACGCCAACGCCCGCCAGGGCCTTGCTCGGGAACTCGCAGCCGGGCTGGTTCGGGTTGACGATCGCATCGGCCGCCGGCAATTGATCGCCGGGCAAGTGGTGGTCGGTCACCAGTACCTGCAAGCCCGCCGCTTTCGCCGCCGCCACGCCTTCGACGCTGGAAATGCCGTTGTCCACGGTAATCAACAACTGCGGCTCACGCTGCAGGGCCACGGCGACAATCTCCGGGGTCAGGCCGTAGCCGTACTCGAAGCGATTGGGCACCAGGTAGTCGACATGGGCCGCGCCGAGCAGGCGCAGGCCCAAGGTGCCCACGGTGCTGGCGGTGGCGCCATCGGCGTCGAAGTCGCCGACGATGAGGATGCGCTGGCGCTGCTCCAGTGCCGTCACCAGCAAGTCCACCGCCGCGTCGATCCCCTTGAGCTGCTGATAGGGAATCAACCGCGCCAGGCTTTTATCCAGCTCGGCCTCGGACTGCACCCCGCGCGCGGCATACAGACGGGTCAACAGCGGGGGCAATTCACCAAGAAACGGCAGGACAGCGGGCAACGGGCGGGGATCGATACGCATGGGGTGACGAAAACTTCTCTACTGATACAACGGTTAAACAACAATCCTGCAAACGGTACAGACCTGATGTGGGAGCTGGCTTGCCTGCGATGCGGACGGCTCGGTGAACCAGTTACACCGCGGCGATACAATCGCGGGCAAGCCCGCTCCCACACAAGCCGCTTCCCACCTTTTCAATCGCGTCCGCCGACCAGCCACTGCAATTGCACTTCATGCTGGCCACGGTCGTCGGTCACGAAGATCGTGCCTTCGCTGATCATCACATCCCACTTGATCACGCGGGGCATGTCTTTGGCCAGAACCTCCAGGATCTCCTGCGGCACGGCGGCGATGTGCACGTTCTTCAGGTTGTTCGCCACCGGCACCACCTTGCCTTCCCAGACACGCAGGCTGCCGTAGGCCAGCAGGCTGGTGCGTTCGGTGCGGCGCGAGCACCAGGTCAGGCGATCGGCATCGGGCTGGCCCACTTCGATCCAGTGCAACACGCGATCATCCAGGCTTTTTTCCCACAGGGCCGGTTCGTCTACATCTGACAGGCCACGGCCGAACGACAACTGCTCGTTGTACCAGAGGGCGTAGGCCAGCAGACGCACGGTCATGCGCTCTTCGGTTTCCGACGGGTGGCGGGCAATGGTCTGTTTGACGCTCTCGTACACCGAACGATCAAGGTCGGTGAGGTTGAGTTCGAATTTGTAGGTCGTGGACGGCTGGGCCATGAACGGACTTCTAGAGACAGGGAAAGGCGGCCAGTCTAACCGATGGCGAGGCGATTCAACGAATCCTGCGCTGCATCAGGCTTATCCTTGAACGGCCCGCCTATGTTAAAAGGCATCACACCACCGCCCTGCGCAGACAAGGATCTCCATGTCGTTTAATGCCAAACCGCTTGCCGGCCTGAAAGTCATCGAACTCGGCACCCTGATCGCCGGCCCGTTCGCCTCACGGATCTGCGCCGAATTCGGCGCCGAGGTCATCAAGGTCGAATCGCCGGACGGTGGCGACCCACTGCGCAAATGGCGCAAGTTGTACGAGGGCACTTCGCTGTGGTGGTTCGTGCAGGCGCGCAACAAGCAGTCGCTGACGCTGAACCTCAAGCACCCCGACGGCCTGGCCATCCTCAAGCAGTTGCTGGCGGACGCCGACATCCTGATCGAAAACTTCCGCCCCGGCGTGCTGGAAAAGCTCGGCCTGAGCTGGGAAACCCTGCATGCGCTCAACCCAAAACTGGTGATGGTGCGCCTCTCCGGCTTCGGGCAGACCGGGCCGATGAAAGACCAGCCAGGGTTCGGCGCGGTGGGTGAATCCATGGGAGGCCTGCGCTACATCACCGGCTTCGAAGACCGCCCGCCCGTGCGCACCGGCATTTCCATCGGCGACTCGATCGCGGCACTGTGGGCAGTGATCGGCGCATTGATGGCGCTGCGTCATCGCGAAGTCAACGGCGGCCTCGGCCAGGTCGTGGATGTGGCGCTGTACGAAGCCATCTTTGCCATGATGGAAAGCATGATCCCCGAGTTTGACGTGTTCGGCTTTATTCGCGAGCGCACCGGCAACATCATGCCGGGTATCACCCCGTCCTCGATCCACACCAGCGCCGACGGCAAGCATGTACAGATAGGCGCCAACGGCGATGCGATCTTCAAGCGCTTCATGACAGCCATTGGCCGCGAAGACTTGGCCAACGACCCTGTGCTTGCTGGCAATGACGGGCGCGATAGTCGTCGTGACGAGCTGTACGGGGTGATCGATCGCTGGGTCAACTCTCTGACACTGGACCAAGTGATAGAGGCCCTGAACAAGGCACAAGTGCCCGCCAGCCGGATCTACAGCGCCGAAGACATGCTGGGCGACCCGCAGTTTCTCGCCCGGGAAATGTTCCTCAAAGCCCAGCTTCCCGACGGCAAGGCATTCAAGATGCCCGGCATCGTACCCAAACTATCGGACACGCCCGGCAGCTGTGAATGGGTAGGGCCGCAATTGGGCGAGCACAACAGCCTGGTGCTCGGCAAGTTGGGGTACGACGCCGCAGCCATCACGCGCCTGCGCGAACAAGGCGCCATCTGACGCCGCGGCGCGCGGTAAACCGTAGGCAAAAAGAAACCCCGAAGCGTGGGGAGACACTTCGGGGTTAAACGTGGCCTTACAATGACCAGTACAACAAGCCACAAGCACCGGAGCACAATGCTTGCTCTTGCTGTTACGAACTCTGACCGGCCGCGTTATGGGAAGTTTCCACGCTTAAACAATTCTTCATGCAGCCGCAGCGCCGCGGGTTTGGGCCGCGTTGCGCATCGCTGCGATGACCGAGGGTTCCAGGCGCCCTTCGGCAATCTTCAGGTCGCGCAACAGGCAGTCGACCACATCCACCAGCACGCGCTTGTCCATCAGCTGAGCACGGTCGACTTCACGCTCGACCACGATAGCGCCGGCAGGATTCTTCACGGTCACCAGGCACTCGTCCTGCACACCAGAGGTGGTCAGCGTAACCTGATAAGGGCTCAGTGCTTCTTCGAGCAATAGGCTGATACTTTCCATCTCGATCACCACTCAATAGTTCGGGAACAATCGTTTCAACGGGGTGCCGCATCTATCCTAAGTGACTGGTTGTGACGTAGGAAAGTTCGCTTTTTCGTCTTTCAAGGGTTGTCGGGGGATGACGTATCCAGCATGCGCTTGCAACATGACAGGCAAAAAACGGCGGCACATAACTGCTTACGCAATGAGTTGCTGTTTTGGGGTTCGCCGGGCGCGCAAGCCGGGGGTGAATCCTATACTCGGTGAGCGCTGATCACTCTGCCGTGCGGGCAAGAGCGCATGTCAAAAGGCCCTTATTGCGAAGGATGAAGATAATGGTGGAACAAAATGAACAGCAAGCGTCGATGGAGAAGATGCATGCCGATGTACGGCGCATCTATGCCGAAATATCACGCATGCAGGCTGAGCAAGACAAGCTCAAATCGGAATCCCTGAAGATAAACTGCGAAACTTTCTGGTATCCCATGGGCGTAGCGATGGCCGTGGTCGCAACGATTGCTTCAATCACCGGAGTGGCTATTAAACTGCTCTTGTAAACAGCACGTTGCCGGGCCTGCCATAAACAAAAAACGCCGCTGACCCAAGGAAGGGAAAGCGGCGTTCTTATCTACGCGGCCTGCCTTACAGCGGCTTGCCCCGGTTGCCATGCTGGCTCACGAACGCCTGCACCGCCTTCAGGTCATTGACCAACACCGTGCAGCGCTCTTCACGCTCGAACAGATCCGCCAGGTGCTGCGGCAGTTCCAGCGCCTTGCCAACGCCCGCCTTCTCCACCGCTTCCGGGAATTTGACCGGGTGGGCGGTGCCCAGGATCACCATTGGGATATCCAGGCTGCGACGGCATTCGCGGGCAGCCTTCACGCCGATAGCGGTGTGCGGGTCCAGCAGCTCGCCGGTCTGGGCGTAGACCTGTGCGATGGTTTCGCAGGTCTGCGCATCGTCCACGGCCAGGGAATCGAACAGCTTGCGGGTTTCGGTCCAGCGCTCTTGCTCGACGCTGAAACCGCCACCGCTTTTGAAGGTGTCCATCAGCCCGGCAATGGCTGCGCCGTTGCGACCGTGCATATCGAACAGCAGGCGTTCGAAGTTCGACGAGACCATGATGTCCATGGACGGCGACAGCGTGGCGTGCAGGGTTTCCTTGACGTAGCCGTTACCGCTCATGAAGCGGTGCAGGATGTCATTGCGGTTGGTGGCGACGATCAACTGGTTGATCGGCAGGCCCATGTTGCGCGCCAGGTAGCCGGCGAAGATGTCGCCGAAGTTGCCGGTCGGCACTGAGAACGACACCGAACGCGCCGGCCCGCCCAACTGCAGCGATGCGTGGAAGTAGTAGACGATCTGGGCCATGATCCGCGCCCAGTTGATCGAGTTCACCGCCACCAGGCGCGTGCCTTTGAGGAAGCTCTGGTCGGCGAAGCTGTTCTTGACCATTTCCTGGCAGTCATCGAAGTTGCCTTCGATGGCAATGTTGTGGATGTTCTCACCGAAGATGCTGGTCATCTGGCGACGCTGCACTTCGGACACACGCTGGTGCGGGTGCAGGATGAAGATGTCGACGTTTTCGCAGTGCTTGCAGCCTTCGATGGCAGCCGATCCGGTATCACCGGACGTAGCGCCCATGATCACCACGCGCTCGCCGCGCTTTTCCAACACGTAGTCGAGCAGGCGACCGAGCAGTTGCAGGGCGAAATCCTTGAACGCCAGGGTCGGGCCGTGGAACAGCTCCAGCACCCACTCGTTGCCGTTCAGTTGGCGCAGAGGCGCGATGGCACTGTGGGAAAACACGCCGTACGTGTCTTCGAGGATCTTCTTGAAATCCGCATCCGGAATGCTGCCGGTGACGAACGGGCGCATCACCCGGAACGCCAGCTCGTGGTACGGCAAGCCGGCCCAGGAGGCGATCTCCTCCTGGGTGAAGCGTGGCAGGTTTTCCGGCACGTACAGGCCGCCGTCGGTGGCAAGGCCTGTGAGCAAGACGTCTTCGAAATTCAGGGCCGGTGCCTGGCCGCGGGTGCTGATATAACGCATGACTGGTTCCTCTAAACATTCCAGAACAGAGGCCGCCGAACGCACGGGGCCCCTTGAACAAATCGGTTAGTTCAAGTGTTCGACGCGAATCCGCACCACTGGGCCGACTACGCCCTGCAGGGCTTCCAGGGCGGCGATGGCATCGTTGATGTGCTGTTCGAGCACGCGGTGGGTCAGCAGGATCATCGGCACCTGGCCGTTTTGCTCCTCGACTTCCTTCTGCATGATCGATTCGATGTTGATCCCGCGCTCCGACAGGATACTGGCCACCTGAGCCAATACGCCCGGGTGATCCTGGGCCTGGATGCGCAGGTAGTAGGCGCTTTCGCAGGCTTCGATCGGCAGGATCGGGTGCGCCGACAGCGAGTCCGGCTGGAAGGCCAGGTGCGGTACGCGGTTTTCCGGGTCGCTGGTCATGGCGCGAACCACGTCCACCAGGTCGGCGATCACCGACGAAGCGGTCGGCTCCATGCCGGCGCCGGCGCCGTAGAACAAGGTCGAACCGGCGGCGTCGCCATTGACCATCACCGCGTTCATCACGCCATTGACGTTGGCGATCAGGCGGTCGGCCGGGATCAGCGTCGGGTGCACACGCAGCTCGATACCCGCTGGCGTGCTGCGTGCAACGCCCAGGTGCTTGATGCGGTAGCCCAGGGCTTCGGCGTAGTTCACGTCGGCGGTGGTCAGCTGGGTGATGCCTTCGGTGTAGGCCTTGTCGAACTGCAACGGTATACCAAAGGCGATGGACGCCAGGATGGTCAGCTTGTGCGCCGCGTCGATACCTTCCACGTCAAAGGTCGGGTCGGCTTCGGCGTAACCCAGGGCCTGGGCTTCGGCCAGCACGTCTTCGAAGGTACGGCCCTTCTCGCGCATTTCGGTGAGGATGAAGTTACCGGTGCCGTTGATGATGCCGGCGACCCAGTTGATGCGGTTGGCGGACAGGCCTTCACGAATCGCCTTGATCACCGGGATGCCGCCGGCCACCGCCGCTTCGAACGCGACGATCACACCCTTCTCGCGCGCCTTGGCGAAGATCTCGTTGCCGTGCACGGCGATCAGCGCCTTGTTGGCGGTGACCACGTGCTTGCCGTTCTCGATGGCCTTGAGCACCAGCTCGCGGGCCACGGTGTAGCCGCCCACCAGTTCGATGACGATATCGATTTCAGGGTTGGTGGCCACGGCGAAGACATCGTTGGTAATGGCAATACCGGTCGTTTCGAACTGAGGCTTTG
Above is a genomic segment from Pseudomonas azadiae containing:
- the mprF gene encoding bifunctional lysylphosphatidylglycerol flippase/synthetase MprF, with protein sequence MRANSSEPQDTVTAEQPITPTRLRWLDLVSKYRQPIGLAVTLLLFAIALIACRHLLLELDLYALHDSILEVPKPALLGAVAAAVAGFVILLGYEFSGARYAGVKLPAKTLALGGFTAFAIGNAIGLSMLSGGSVRYRLYARHGIGASEVAHMTVFASLALGCALPPLAALATLSNLPAASTYLHLPQSVLGGVAGAVLLLSAVLCIGIYRRRLPEQPYPDNLLVKAGRRTLRLPGRRLTFLQLVITALDVAAAATVLYLLLPEAPPFGPFLLVYLLALAAGVLSHVPGGVGVFEAILLAAFADKLGAAPLAAALLLYRMIYVVLPLLIACVFLLVNEAQRLFQTQQSLRVASGLAAPVLAVLVFLSGVVLLFSGATPEIDSRLENIGFLIPHRLIDASHFGASLIGVLCLLLAQGLRRRLSAAWMLTMVLLLAGALLSLLKGFDWEEASLMTMTAILLAIFRRSFYRASRLTELPFSPLYLVASVCVLGASIWLLLFAYQDVPYSHQLWWQFTLDANAPRGLRSLLGAAVLLVIVSLTWLLRTARPVIHLPTPDELERASKILMASSQPDGGLALTGDKALLFHPNDEAFLMYARRGRSLVALYDPIGPTQPRAEMIWQFRDLCDIHHARPVFYQVRAENLPYYMDIGLTAIKLGEEARVDLKRFDLEAKGKEMKDLRYTWNRGTRDGLSLEIHEPGTAPMDELKVISDAWLTGKNVREKGFSLGRFNNDYLKHFRIAIIRFEGRPVAFANLLETYNHDLASLDLMRAHPDAPKLTMEFMMVGLIQHYKSHGYARFSLGMVPLSGLQPRRGAPLTQRLGSMVFRRGEQLYNFQGLRRFKDKFQPDWEPRYMAVPAGLDPLVALADTAALIAGGLTGLVKR
- a CDS encoding virulence factor family protein, encoding MIRRSWRYVLALIVLLALIAGGGFWYWNRPAPQPALEQLPQADGSVMTRVTPNGTPRARVAVAVMADERLTDSQLIALSLGGKAQIVQVILPKDDCKLQEQALQSALDQLKGPATLVSGIGPGAALAWRWLASQNDDKANAISVGFALVQEGCKHPLPKTAAHGNWLVAWNDNPDDESASFVRDTPRATTSISDYDIHYPQVLNNELRKQLVGSDNGGLAIPVVEVPAGQANDTVTLFLSGDGGWRDLDRDVAAEMAKIGYPVVGIDTLRYYWQHKTPEQSAKDLTELMQHYRQKWGTKRFVLTGYSFGADVLPAIYNRMPANEQQRVDAIILLAFARTGSFEIEVEGWLGNAGKEAATGPEMAKLPADKVVCIYGAEEVDESGCTDKTAVGEALKLPGGHHFDENYPALAKRLVDIIVKHQAKDKAE
- the recJ gene encoding single-stranded-DNA-specific exonuclease RecJ, which codes for MRIDPRPLPAVLPFLGELPPLLTRLYAARGVQSEAELDKSLARLIPYQQLKGIDAAVDLLVTALEQRQRILIVGDFDADGATASTVGTLGLRLLGAAHVDYLVPNRFEYGYGLTPEIVAVALQREPQLLITVDNGISSVEGVAAAKAAGLQVLVTDHHLPGDQLPAADAIVNPNQPGCEFPSKALAGVGVIFYVLMALRARLRSLGWYANTPQPNIGELLDLVALGSVADVVPLDANNRILVHQGLERIRAGRARPGIKAILEVAKRDAARITSTDLGFILGPRLNAAGRLDDMSLGIECLLTTDVAAAREMAAQLDGMNQDRKSIEQGMQREALAQLKDLPVESMPYGLCLFDPQWHQGVIGILASRMKERYFRPTIAFADAGDGLLKGSGRSVQGFHIRDALAVVASQHPNLIAKYGGHAMAAGLTLREENFPLFAEAFDAEVRRQLCEEDLTGRLLTDGTLAVEEFHLELARALRHAGPWGQHFPEPLFHGVFQLVEQRVVGERHLKVVLKSECGSVKLDGIAFGVDREVWPNPTVRWVELAYKLDVNEFRGNETVQLMIAHIEPR
- a CDS encoding YaeQ family protein, which translates into the protein MAQPSTTYKFELNLTDLDRSVYESVKQTIARHPSETEERMTVRLLAYALWYNEQLSFGRGLSDVDEPALWEKSLDDRVLHWIEVGQPDADRLTWCSRRTERTSLLAYGSLRVWEGKVVPVANNLKNVHIAAVPQEILEVLAKDMPRVIKWDVMISEGTIFVTDDRGQHEVQLQWLVGGRD
- a CDS encoding CaiB/BaiF CoA transferase family protein, which gives rise to MSFNAKPLAGLKVIELGTLIAGPFASRICAEFGAEVIKVESPDGGDPLRKWRKLYEGTSLWWFVQARNKQSLTLNLKHPDGLAILKQLLADADILIENFRPGVLEKLGLSWETLHALNPKLVMVRLSGFGQTGPMKDQPGFGAVGESMGGLRYITGFEDRPPVRTGISIGDSIAALWAVIGALMALRHREVNGGLGQVVDVALYEAIFAMMESMIPEFDVFGFIRERTGNIMPGITPSSIHTSADGKHVQIGANGDAIFKRFMTAIGREDLANDPVLAGNDGRDSRRDELYGVIDRWVNSLTLDQVIEALNKAQVPASRIYSAEDMLGDPQFLAREMFLKAQLPDGKAFKMPGIVPKLSDTPGSCEWVGPQLGEHNSLVLGKLGYDAAAITRLREQGAI
- a CDS encoding DUF3509 domain-containing protein; translated protein: MESISLLLEEALSPYQVTLTTSGVQDECLVTVKNPAGAIVVEREVDRAQLMDKRVLVDVVDCLLRDLKIAEGRLEPSVIAAMRNAAQTRGAAAA